Proteins from one Ketobacter alkanivorans genomic window:
- a CDS encoding sterol desaturase family protein, translating to MTPGFFIALGVILLVDGMVMAFFAWAVHSPRFAQYRIRTPDRQRISNGRKAVNISLNGLLAISLFAFVFVYFGDALVGEERVPPVMVFGEVLASLMLYDFMYYFLHRGMHNPKLMKYVHGVHHYVRFPTSAESIFLHPAENIAGLGLLCVAISIVGPISPVSFLAVFFIHHIVNILVHSNLVLPHPMFKLFNFWAIKHDLHHGKHLNKNYASIFPFWDQMFGTDA from the coding sequence ATGACGCCAGGATTCTTTATCGCTTTAGGTGTGATTTTACTGGTTGATGGCATGGTGATGGCCTTCTTTGCCTGGGCGGTGCATTCGCCGCGATTTGCTCAGTATCGAATACGTACGCCCGACCGCCAACGTATCAGCAATGGTCGCAAGGCGGTTAACATCAGTCTTAACGGTTTGCTGGCGATCTCGTTGTTTGCTTTTGTGTTTGTGTATTTTGGGGATGCGTTGGTGGGAGAGGAACGTGTTCCGCCTGTGATGGTGTTTGGAGAGGTGTTGGCATCGCTGATGCTGTATGACTTCATGTATTATTTTTTACATCGGGGAATGCACAATCCAAAGTTGATGAAGTATGTTCATGGTGTGCATCATTACGTGCGGTTTCCCACATCGGCAGAGAGTATATTTCTGCATCCGGCAGAAAACATTGCAGGGTTGGGGTTGCTATGCGTAGCCATTTCTATTGTTGGCCCCATCAGTCCAGTGTCGTTTCTTGCGGTGTTTTTCATTCATCACATCGTTAACATTTTGGTGCATTCTAACTTGGTGTTGCCTCACCCTATGTTCAAGTTGTTCAATTTTTGGGCAATCAAGCATGATTTGCACCACGGAAAGCATTTGAATAAGAACTATGCCTCGATCTTTCCTTTCTGGGATCAAATGTTCGGGACTGATGCATAA
- a CDS encoding aldehyde dehydrogenase family protein, whose protein sequence is MTAEAQIRSEAKMISCFNPATEAHLGDVAATSPEAVTVCVQRARAAQKQWAQSSFAQRRAVLQHIMDYVLEHADELCEQIAMDSGKTYENAMLGEILPICNKIKWTIKNGEKYLKPEKVGSGILMHKQGRIEYQPLGVVACIIPWNYPLQNILSSLVAPLMAGNAVILKASEMVAWSSAQFQRITDQALRKEGFSPDLVQIINGYGDTGAALVRAGVQKILFIGSVSNGRRIIEGSAEHLTPVVMELGGKDPFIVCGDADLERAVHSALGGSFINLGQNCIASERVIVYESVFDRFVESVTRHTAAMRQGVPDLTGSVDVGAITSPLQIELIDRLVKSALHAGARALTGGAIKVTEQGQFYPPTILIDVTPEMEIATHEVFGPVMLVFKVKGEAEAIALANGTEFGLHSTVMSADSGKAERIASQLEVGATCINDFGLCYLNQNLPFGGVKYSGYGRMNGRDGLRAYTNPKAVMKDRFGWGVPPKLFPVRPGDYDKGRETVRLLFSKSWRQKAISLLCLIKLAVLGGGKRSMVANNGAVKEYEGRGN, encoded by the coding sequence ATGACTGCAGAAGCCCAGATCCGTTCAGAAGCAAAGATGATTTCTTGCTTTAACCCGGCAACTGAAGCGCACCTGGGGGATGTTGCGGCGACTTCCCCTGAGGCTGTGACCGTATGCGTACAGCGTGCTAGAGCAGCCCAGAAGCAATGGGCCCAGAGTAGCTTTGCACAGCGCCGGGCGGTGTTGCAGCACATTATGGATTATGTTCTTGAGCACGCCGATGAGTTGTGTGAACAAATAGCAATGGATTCTGGTAAGACCTATGAGAACGCCATGCTGGGGGAGATACTTCCTATTTGCAATAAGATCAAATGGACCATCAAGAACGGTGAAAAATATTTGAAACCCGAAAAAGTGGGTTCGGGGATTCTAATGCACAAGCAAGGTCGTATTGAATACCAGCCCTTAGGTGTAGTGGCCTGTATTATTCCCTGGAATTATCCATTGCAAAATATACTCAGCTCTCTGGTTGCACCGTTAATGGCGGGCAACGCTGTTATCCTCAAAGCTTCAGAAATGGTGGCTTGGTCCAGTGCACAGTTCCAACGCATAACCGATCAGGCGTTGAGAAAGGAAGGCTTTTCTCCTGATCTGGTGCAGATTATCAATGGCTATGGTGACACGGGTGCGGCATTGGTACGGGCTGGCGTACAGAAAATACTGTTTATTGGTTCGGTCAGTAATGGCAGGCGAATCATTGAGGGCAGTGCAGAGCATTTGACGCCGGTTGTGATGGAGCTTGGAGGAAAAGATCCGTTTATTGTGTGTGGGGATGCTGATCTTGAACGTGCGGTGCACTCTGCACTGGGGGGCTCTTTTATCAATCTTGGGCAGAACTGCATAGCATCGGAACGTGTGATTGTTTACGAATCTGTTTTTGACCGGTTTGTTGAGTCTGTTACCCGTCATACAGCTGCCATGCGGCAAGGGGTGCCGGATCTTACTGGTTCGGTAGACGTTGGCGCTATAACCTCGCCGTTGCAAATAGAGCTTATTGATCGCTTGGTGAAAAGTGCGTTGCATGCAGGAGCCAGAGCTTTGACGGGCGGTGCTATTAAAGTGACTGAGCAGGGCCAGTTTTATCCGCCAACTATTTTAATAGATGTGACGCCGGAAATGGAGATCGCCACACATGAAGTATTTGGGCCGGTGATGTTGGTTTTTAAAGTAAAGGGGGAGGCGGAAGCTATTGCGTTGGCCAATGGTACAGAGTTTGGGTTGCATTCCACAGTAATGAGCGCAGACAGTGGTAAGGCTGAAAGAATAGCATCACAACTTGAAGTGGGTGCTACCTGTATAAACGATTTTGGCCTTTGTTATCTGAATCAGAATCTGCCCTTTGGCGGTGTCAAGTATTCAGGCTATGGGCGCATGAATGGACGGGATGGGTTGCGCGCGTATACGAATCCAAAAGCTGTGATGAAAGATCGGTTTGGCTGGGGCGTGCCACCAAAGTTGTTTCCGGTGCGGCCGGGTGACTATGACAAGGGGCGAGAAACCGTGCGGCTGTTATTTTCCAAAAGCTGGCGACAAAAAGCTATCAGCTTGCTTTGTTTGATAAAGCTTGCGGTGCTGGGCGGTGGCAAACGTAGCATGGTTGCAAATAATGGAGCGGTTAAAGAATATGAAGGGAGGGGTAACTGA
- a CDS encoding GMC family oxidoreductase — MAREEYDYIVVGAGSAGCIVAARLAEEGAGTVLLLEAGDAAGINPETMSADGFKDAFANDNVMWDRMSAPQKNCADRRLYAGSGTGMGGSGAVNGMVYTRGDKQDYAQWPQGWQWSDVVPAFEALEQRLRPRSRSGSKFTDLFIRAAEATGFSRKDGMNDGDLYGVIGYNDMNFEGEFRRSSYTGYLHANPIDALTTKTSTRCQRILFEHKRAVAVQYEQSAATTIAYARREVILCAGALETPKLLMLSGVGPRWQMQRYGIPPVHVSEGVGLNLQDHPNVCMFYRARHPIDFSYPQLYGFHRVGTSAHLPSEQSDTCFVLFSAPSALKHSMKRMLPLMLLPGRLYQQRWLRGVIRKAIEWAFLLPPLQHYVSMIYGIVVILGKPRSRGTVTLASTNPHESAHIDLAYYQDPEDLETLRAGVEAAKAISRQADMADWGNKGLVRAANTDRPEQVARWIKKATMTTFHYCGSCSMGDEAGCPVDTQLQLKGVAGLRIADASVIPSIPVSAINAPSMMVGWRAAEFILQNLKASTQHNNTKEASTREPAEG, encoded by the coding sequence ATGGCCAGGGAAGAATACGATTACATTGTAGTAGGAGCGGGATCTGCCGGCTGCATCGTTGCTGCACGATTGGCCGAAGAAGGCGCTGGCACTGTGTTGCTATTGGAGGCTGGTGATGCAGCGGGCATCAATCCTGAGACCATGTCAGCAGATGGATTCAAGGATGCGTTTGCTAACGATAATGTCATGTGGGACAGGATGTCTGCACCGCAAAAGAACTGTGCTGATCGGCGGTTGTATGCAGGATCGGGTACGGGCATGGGTGGCAGCGGTGCAGTGAATGGAATGGTGTATACCCGCGGGGACAAACAGGATTACGCGCAGTGGCCGCAAGGATGGCAGTGGAGTGATGTGGTTCCGGCATTCGAAGCGCTTGAGCAGCGGTTGCGGCCAAGGAGTCGCAGTGGCAGCAAGTTTACCGATCTGTTTATCCGTGCTGCAGAAGCGACAGGGTTCTCCCGCAAGGACGGAATGAATGACGGTGATCTCTACGGAGTGATCGGCTATAACGATATGAACTTCGAAGGCGAATTTCGCCGCAGCTCATACACAGGTTATCTGCATGCCAATCCAATTGATGCTCTGACCACAAAAACCAGTACCCGCTGCCAGCGCATCTTGTTTGAACATAAGCGAGCGGTTGCCGTGCAATATGAGCAGTCGGCCGCAACAACCATTGCCTATGCCAGAAGAGAAGTCATTCTGTGTGCCGGTGCATTGGAAACACCAAAATTGCTGATGCTGTCTGGGGTTGGCCCCCGTTGGCAGATGCAACGTTATGGCATCCCCCCTGTGCATGTATCAGAAGGTGTGGGGTTGAACCTTCAGGATCACCCGAATGTATGCATGTTTTATCGAGCCCGGCATCCGATAGATTTTAGTTATCCTCAACTCTACGGATTCCACCGCGTTGGCACGTCTGCACATTTACCGTCTGAACAGTCGGATACATGCTTTGTATTGTTTTCGGCTCCTTCGGCATTAAAGCACTCCATGAAACGTATGCTGCCATTGATGTTGCTGCCAGGGAGACTTTATCAGCAGCGCTGGCTACGCGGCGTTATACGCAAAGCAATTGAGTGGGCGTTTCTGTTGCCTCCCTTGCAACACTATGTGTCGATGATCTACGGCATAGTCGTGATTCTGGGAAAGCCTCGCTCACGAGGAACGGTTACCTTGGCGTCCACCAACCCTCACGAATCGGCACATATTGATTTGGCCTACTATCAGGATCCCGAAGATCTGGAAACCCTGCGGGCGGGGGTTGAGGCTGCCAAGGCCATCTCGCGCCAGGCTGATATGGCGGATTGGGGCAATAAAGGGCTGGTGCGGGCCGCCAATACTGACAGGCCAGAACAGGTTGCCCGTTGGATAAAGAAAGCCACCATGACCACATTTCACTATTGTGGCAGTTGTTCGATGGGTGATGAGGCTGGCTGCCCGGTGGACACTCAATTACAGCTGAAGGGAGTGGCTGGATTACGTATTGCAGATGCTTCCGTGATTCCCAGTATTCCGGTTTCTGCTATCAATGCGCCAAGCATGATGGTTGGTTGGCGTGCGGCAGAATTTATTTTACAAAATCTAAAAGCCAGTACACAGCACAATAATACTAAAGAGGCCAGCACGCGTGAGCCTGCTGAAGGATGA
- a CDS encoding TetR/AcrR family transcriptional regulator, with translation MKAAKSANPDTQARIVEAAVNCVKRWGIEKVTLNDIAKEAGVTRPTVYSYFSNRDEVVQFALLQSAYGFAKKLLAHIEGYESVERRTIEAVMFSLKTLPSEPYLELMSDAGLASIMNEHALSTKEGKQIRRSVFKLIFGGMDVDDDELDEIIEVATRFLLSLLTVKSEKKRSDREMRAFLCRRLLPALGMDPAAAIVAKSV, from the coding sequence ATGAAAGCAGCGAAGTCCGCCAATCCGGATACTCAAGCCAGAATAGTTGAGGCCGCAGTGAATTGTGTGAAGCGCTGGGGTATCGAAAAAGTGACATTGAATGACATTGCCAAAGAAGCGGGAGTCACTCGCCCCACGGTGTACAGCTACTTCAGCAATCGTGATGAGGTGGTGCAGTTTGCCTTGCTGCAGTCGGCTTATGGTTTCGCTAAAAAGTTACTCGCTCATATCGAAGGTTATGAATCGGTGGAGCGTCGCACCATTGAGGCGGTGATGTTCTCACTTAAAACGCTGCCCAGTGAACCCTACCTGGAGCTAATGTCTGATGCGGGCTTGGCCAGCATTATGAATGAGCATGCGCTGAGCACTAAAGAAGGTAAGCAGATTCGTCGCTCGGTTTTTAAATTGATATTCGGCGGTATGGATGTGGATGACGATGAACTGGATGAAATTATCGAAGTCGCGACCCGTTTTTTACTCTCGCTATTGACGGTTAAAAGCGAAAAGAAACGCAGCGACCGCGAGATGCGAGCGTTCCTGTGTCGCCGCTTGTTGCCTGCATTGGGCATGGATCCAGCAGCGGCGATTGTCGCTAAATCGGTGTAA
- a CDS encoding cytochrome P450 — MADAQALNNNHLARKEPPRLKGGLPLLGHMIPFARNPFLFMKRVSDQLGEIAQFKIFNQRMILLTGDEASALFYRSSDEQLDQSAAYKLMTPIFGEGIVFDAPNDRKSQQLRMLMPALRGEAMRNHADKILIEIEDLTKQWGDQGEVDLVAAMKQLTINTASHCLLGREFRYELTDEFASIYHDLEKGVNALAYSFPNLPLPSFRKRDQARRTLHHLVSDIVARREQQTEKPTDMFQMLIDTHYDDGSKLTTDEITGILVAAIFAGHHTSSGTAAWVLLELLKHPHMLRSVQQELDQQFGADGQVSFQTLREIPKLENTLKEVLRLHPPLIVLMRQVTENISFKNYSIRAGDMVWASPPVTHRMPNLFDNPDVFDPDRYEAPRSQDKNLMAFQPFGGGKHKCSGNAFAMFQIKAIFAVLLRRYEFELVNAPETYVDDYREMIVQPKSPCLVRYRLRDNSRLKAQSSQPADHTSTLTANSGCPQHGAQKHNTLDSEPRYRIHIDRQLCQGHAMCMGEAPDLFQVDDHNQLHVPNDAPTIASLEQANRAAKHCPNQAIRIAVEQQ; from the coding sequence ATGGCTGACGCTCAGGCATTAAATAACAACCACTTAGCCCGAAAAGAGCCACCCCGTTTGAAAGGCGGGCTACCTTTGCTGGGGCATATGATTCCCTTTGCACGCAATCCTTTTTTGTTTATGAAACGGGTTTCGGACCAACTGGGGGAGATCGCGCAGTTTAAAATCTTCAATCAACGCATGATTCTTTTGACAGGCGATGAAGCCAGCGCCCTGTTCTATCGCTCAAGCGACGAACAACTGGATCAATCCGCCGCCTACAAACTAATGACCCCTATATTCGGTGAAGGCATCGTATTTGATGCACCCAACGACCGTAAAAGCCAGCAACTGAGAATGTTGATGCCTGCCCTTCGCGGGGAGGCCATGCGCAACCATGCCGACAAGATTCTGATTGAAATTGAAGACCTGACCAAACAGTGGGGCGATCAGGGAGAAGTGGATCTGGTGGCGGCCATGAAGCAACTTACGATTAATACTGCCAGCCATTGCCTATTGGGCAGAGAGTTTCGCTACGAGCTGACTGACGAATTTGCCTCCATCTACCATGATCTTGAAAAAGGCGTAAATGCTCTCGCCTACAGCTTCCCAAATTTGCCGTTGCCATCGTTTCGAAAACGGGATCAGGCCCGACGCACGCTGCATCACCTGGTAAGCGACATCGTAGCTCGACGCGAACAACAGACAGAAAAACCCACCGACATGTTTCAAATGCTGATCGATACTCACTATGACGACGGCAGCAAGCTAACAACAGATGAAATCACCGGCATTCTGGTGGCAGCCATATTCGCAGGCCATCATACCAGCTCGGGCACCGCTGCCTGGGTGTTGTTGGAGCTGTTGAAACACCCTCACATGCTCCGAAGCGTGCAGCAGGAACTGGATCAGCAGTTCGGAGCCGATGGCCAAGTCAGTTTCCAAACCCTGCGGGAAATCCCCAAGCTGGAGAACACACTGAAAGAAGTGCTGCGACTGCATCCTCCACTGATCGTGCTAATGAGGCAGGTGACCGAAAACATATCCTTCAAGAACTACAGCATCCGCGCCGGAGACATGGTCTGGGCAAGCCCCCCTGTAACCCATCGCATGCCGAACCTGTTCGATAACCCTGACGTATTTGATCCTGATCGATACGAAGCGCCCCGCTCCCAGGATAAAAACCTCATGGCCTTCCAACCTTTCGGTGGCGGCAAGCATAAATGCTCCGGTAACGCCTTTGCCATGTTCCAGATCAAGGCAATTTTCGCCGTGCTGTTGCGACGTTATGAGTTCGAATTAGTGAACGCGCCCGAGACCTATGTAGACGACTATCGTGAAATGATTGTACAACCCAAGTCGCCCTGCCTTGTGCGTTATAGATTGCGGGATAACTCACGCCTGAAAGCACAAAGCTCACAGCCAGCGGACCACACCAGCACCCTCACGGCCAACAGCGGATGCCCTCAGCATGGAGCACAGAAGCACAATACTTTAGATAGCGAACCACGCTACCGCATCCATATAGACCGACAGTTGTGCCAGGGTCACGCCATGTGCATGGGCGAAGCGCCAGATCTGTTTCAGGTCGATGATCACAACCAACTGCACGTTCCTAACGATGCACCAACGATAGCGTCGCTGGAGCAAGCAAACAGGGCAGCAAAGCATTGCCCCAACCAAGCCATTCGAATCGCAGTAGAACAACAATAA
- a CDS encoding ABC1 kinase family protein, protein MLNNIFDTFNSVVTGGERYLTATRVGIELEQSYRSYRNQAAELSPLEQRKLLAQTHYKGARKLTKLFHDNGAIWVKFGQFLSSRSDILPMQYVSELEKLQDDAKPVSFASIEHVLNREWGFDWRDHFAEFDEQVVAAASVAQVHKAVLKTGEKVAVKIQLPHARKLFRQDSMVFKALGTFGAPLVSQFDLKQVMEQIITMTMQELDFLAEESNLRKFSALPHDKLIYVPKMYDQLSTSRVLVTEWIDGSRLTDYLNQNPAKAEPLLRQMLSCYVQQITAFGVYHADPHPGNFLVMKDGRVAVLDYGAIGVLTPEETQHYAVLLQVLFGRIQSDQPLGELFRRAGFVAKDQAVFEEVADLILKENLRRHEATDMLGIALDKLRDLKVTIPDSFVSLARVVLTFGGLLKTYKVAVD, encoded by the coding sequence ATGCTGAACAACATTTTCGATACCTTTAATTCAGTGGTTACCGGTGGCGAGCGCTACCTGACGGCAACACGGGTTGGTATTGAGTTGGAACAATCCTATCGCTCATACCGCAATCAGGCGGCGGAACTCTCTCCGCTGGAACAGCGCAAACTGCTGGCACAAACCCACTATAAAGGGGCCCGCAAGCTGACTAAGCTGTTTCACGATAACGGTGCCATCTGGGTCAAGTTTGGTCAGTTCTTGAGTTCTCGCTCTGATATTCTGCCGATGCAGTACGTCTCTGAATTGGAAAAACTGCAGGATGATGCCAAGCCGGTATCCTTTGCCAGTATCGAACACGTGCTCAATCGTGAGTGGGGCTTTGATTGGCGTGATCATTTTGCCGAGTTTGATGAGCAGGTGGTGGCAGCGGCTTCGGTAGCCCAGGTACACAAGGCTGTACTGAAAACTGGCGAGAAGGTGGCTGTGAAAATCCAGTTGCCCCATGCACGTAAACTGTTTCGTCAGGATTCTATGGTGTTCAAGGCGTTGGGAACCTTTGGTGCGCCGCTGGTGAGTCAGTTTGATCTTAAGCAGGTAATGGAACAGATTATCACCATGACCATGCAAGAGCTGGACTTTCTTGCCGAAGAGTCCAACTTGCGTAAGTTCTCTGCGCTGCCCCACGACAAACTGATTTATGTACCCAAGATGTACGATCAGCTCAGCACCAGCCGGGTATTGGTTACTGAATGGATCGATGGTAGCCGCCTGACGGATTATCTGAATCAAAACCCTGCTAAGGCCGAGCCCTTGTTACGCCAGATGCTGAGTTGCTATGTGCAGCAGATCACGGCGTTTGGTGTGTATCACGCGGATCCTCACCCTGGTAATTTCCTGGTGATGAAAGATGGTCGGGTCGCGGTTTTGGATTACGGAGCCATCGGCGTGTTGACTCCGGAAGAGACCCAGCACTATGCGGTGTTGCTGCAAGTGCTGTTTGGTCGTATTCAGTCGGACCAACCGTTGGGAGAGCTGTTCCGCCGAGCCGGGTTTGTTGCCAAGGATCAGGCGGTATTTGAAGAGGTCGCAGATCTGATCTTGAAAGAAAATTTACGCCGGCATGAAGCCACCGACATGCTCGGAATAGCTCTGGATAAGTTAAGAGATCTGAAGGTGACGATCCCGGATTCCTTTGTGTCGCTGGCGCGGGTGGTGCTTACCTTTGGTGGCCTACTCAAAACCTATAAAGTGGCTGTGGATTAA
- the ubiE gene encoding bifunctional demethylmenaquinone methyltransferase/2-methoxy-6-polyprenyl-1,4-benzoquinol methylase UbiE, with product MSNEKTTHFGFKNVPVEQKQKYVGEVFHSVAAKYDIMNDLMSMGIHRLWKRYTIEMSGARPGQSILDLAGGTGDLTMKFSRIVGDEGQVVLSDINSSMLNVGRDKLLDHGYAGNIEYVQANAECLPFADNTFDCITIAFGLRNVTDKQKALESMTRVLKPGGRLMVLEFSKPTNPGFEKVYDRYSFSVLPMLGKLVTNDSESYRYLAESIRMHPDQKTLKHMMRKAGLDRVDYHNLTGGVVALHRGFKY from the coding sequence ATGTCCAACGAAAAAACGACTCATTTCGGTTTTAAAAACGTCCCTGTTGAACAAAAACAGAAGTATGTAGGCGAGGTTTTTCACTCCGTTGCCGCCAAATACGACATCATGAATGACTTGATGTCCATGGGCATACATCGCCTGTGGAAACGGTATACCATTGAGATGAGCGGCGCCCGCCCGGGTCAGTCGATACTGGATCTGGCCGGGGGTACTGGTGATCTCACCATGAAGTTTTCCCGCATCGTGGGGGATGAGGGCCAGGTGGTGCTGTCGGACATCAATTCCTCCATGCTGAACGTAGGCCGTGACAAACTGCTGGATCATGGTTATGCGGGAAATATTGAGTATGTACAGGCCAATGCCGAGTGCCTGCCGTTTGCAGATAATACCTTCGACTGCATCACCATCGCTTTTGGCCTGCGCAACGTTACCGACAAGCAAAAAGCTCTGGAATCCATGACCCGCGTACTGAAGCCAGGCGGCCGCCTGATGGTGCTGGAATTCTCCAAACCGACCAACCCCGGCTTTGAAAAGGTCTATGATCGCTATTCTTTCAGCGTGCTGCCCATGCTTGGAAAACTGGTGACCAACGATTCGGAAAGCTATCGCTATCTGGCAGAATCCATCCGCATGCATCCTGATCAGAAAACCCTCAAGCACATGATGCGCAAGGCTGGCCTGGATCGGGTGGATTATCACAACCTGACCGGCGGTGTCGTGGCTCTGCATCGGGGCTTCAAATATTGA
- a CDS encoding ubiquinone biosynthesis accessory factor UbiJ, which translates to MDQHRQSLIPVFLTEQLERAANRALYYAPVTRLQLTKLKGKSLAIELQRPNFPLLMTVGKRSLGFQNQWEGAADVTIRGPAVALLRQIGSAEISPADLMQLGIEIEGDQQLAQQFLQVIKDLDLDLESALGDLIGDMAAHQITEVARVGFSWLRSTARAVIDQSRNVIAEERQWVLTPREFQRFQSDVEDLREDTDRLQARLQRLHKARMPAPLNSPSENNEPTP; encoded by the coding sequence ATGGATCAGCACCGTCAATCCCTGATTCCTGTATTCCTCACCGAGCAACTGGAGCGGGCAGCCAACCGCGCCCTCTATTACGCACCGGTAACCCGCCTGCAACTCACCAAGCTGAAGGGTAAATCCCTGGCAATTGAGCTGCAGCGCCCCAATTTCCCCCTGCTCATGACCGTAGGCAAGCGCAGCCTGGGTTTCCAAAACCAGTGGGAAGGCGCCGCCGACGTCACCATTCGAGGCCCCGCCGTCGCGCTATTACGCCAGATCGGCAGCGCAGAAATAAGCCCCGCAGACCTGATGCAACTTGGTATTGAAATCGAAGGGGATCAACAACTTGCACAGCAGTTTCTGCAGGTAATAAAGGATCTGGACCTGGATCTGGAGAGCGCACTAGGTGATCTGATCGGCGATATGGCTGCTCATCAAATTACTGAAGTTGCCAGAGTCGGTTTCAGCTGGTTACGCTCCACGGCTCGAGCAGTAATAGATCAATCCCGCAATGTCATTGCCGAGGAGCGTCAGTGGGTGCTCACTCCCCGCGAATTCCAAAGATTTCAGAGCGACGTAGAAGATCTGCGGGAAGACACCGACCGCCTGCAGGCGCGTCTGCAACGGCTGCACAAAGCCCGCATGCCCGCGCCTCTGAACTCACCATCTGAGAACAACGAGCCTACACCTTGA
- the ubiB gene encoding 2-polyprenylphenol 6-hydroxylase, producing the protein MKRLARLLTIFTMLARYRLDQLLPDHAATRPLKWLIRLHPAAWGASTASHPWARARIAMEELGPVFIKFGQLLSTRHDLLPEEAIEDLSNLQDNVPPFGEQAAFDIIERELKGSIQTLYGSLERTPLASASVAQVHAGTLLDGREIVVKVIRPGIEKLVDSDLALLLTGARWLEKLAPETKRFHPVQVVTDYRHILMGELDLGQEAANAAQFRRNFDASPLLYVPDIHWNLSTSKVLTMERVYGVPVSDTEAMIKAGVNMEHISEIGVEIFFTQVFRDNFFHADMHPGNVLVNLKDPQNPQYLSLDCAIVGTLSKEERFLLARQLMALLDKDYEQIAILMVEAGWVPSHTRIHEFQNALRTVLEPVLERPLQEIEFGPVLIRLFQTARRFEMQALPQFVLLEKTLIHVEGLGRQLYPELDIWEIGRPLLENWIRDQIGPSAIAQTIKRNAPALIEQIPHIPKLAWDALQEMRKLSENQQKLLQQVEERHLGQIRRDRIITLLGLIGLTVGLSWGMNPDWLANWQQVPAGAWVSGAIGATLLLTRLRKSNDN; encoded by the coding sequence TTGAAACGCCTAGCCCGACTACTCACCATTTTCACCATGCTGGCCCGCTACCGCCTGGATCAGCTACTGCCCGATCATGCGGCCACCCGCCCCCTGAAATGGCTGATTCGCCTGCATCCTGCTGCCTGGGGTGCCTCCACAGCAAGCCACCCCTGGGCCCGAGCCCGCATAGCCATGGAAGAACTGGGGCCGGTTTTCATTAAGTTCGGGCAACTTTTGTCCACTCGGCACGACCTGCTCCCAGAAGAAGCCATCGAAGACCTTTCCAATTTGCAGGACAATGTTCCCCCCTTCGGTGAACAGGCCGCCTTTGACATTATTGAACGTGAACTTAAGGGCTCAATTCAAACCCTGTATGGCAGCCTCGAACGCACACCTCTGGCATCGGCATCTGTGGCGCAAGTGCATGCAGGCACGCTGTTGGATGGTCGCGAGATCGTAGTTAAAGTTATCCGCCCCGGCATTGAGAAGCTGGTGGACAGCGATCTGGCCCTGCTGTTGACCGGTGCCCGCTGGCTAGAGAAACTGGCCCCGGAAACCAAGCGCTTCCATCCGGTACAGGTTGTGACAGACTATCGCCACATCCTTATGGGCGAGCTGGATCTAGGTCAGGAGGCCGCAAACGCCGCTCAGTTTCGCCGTAACTTTGACGCCTCACCATTACTCTATGTGCCTGATATTCATTGGAATTTAAGCACATCCAAGGTGCTCACCATGGAGCGGGTATATGGCGTGCCGGTATCCGATACCGAAGCCATGATCAAAGCCGGCGTCAATATGGAACACATCTCCGAGATTGGGGTTGAGATCTTCTTTACGCAGGTGTTTCGCGACAATTTCTTCCACGCCGATATGCACCCCGGCAACGTACTGGTTAACCTGAAAGATCCCCAGAACCCTCAATATCTGTCATTGGACTGCGCCATCGTCGGCACCCTCAGCAAAGAGGAGCGCTTTCTTCTGGCGCGCCAGCTGATGGCCTTGCTGGACAAAGATTATGAGCAAATCGCCATTCTCATGGTAGAGGCCGGTTGGGTGCCATCCCATACCCGCATCCACGAGTTCCAGAACGCCTTGCGAACCGTGCTGGAGCCAGTATTGGAGCGGCCTCTACAGGAAATCGAGTTCGGCCCGGTACTGATCCGCCTGTTCCAAACCGCCCGTCGCTTCGAAATGCAGGCCCTGCCGCAATTTGTTCTGCTGGAAAAAACCCTGATTCACGTGGAAGGCCTTGGCCGCCAGCTCTACCCCGAGCTGGATATATGGGAAATCGGCCGTCCGTTGCTGGAAAACTGGATTAGGGACCAGATCGGCCCCAGCGCCATAGCCCAAACCATTAAGCGCAACGCACCGGCCCTGATCGAACAGATTCCCCATATTCCAAAATTGGCATGGGATGCACTGCAGGAAATGCGTAAACTGAGTGAGAATCAGCAAAAACTGCTGCAACAGGTGGAAGAGCGTCACCTGGGCCAGATTCGCAGAGATCGTATTATCACTCTGCTGGGCCTGATTGGCCTCACCGTCGGCCTGAGCTGGGGCATGAATCCGGACTGGCTGGCAAACTGGCAACAAGTACCGGCGGGAGCCTGGGTGAGTGGCGCTATCGGCGCTACCCTACTTCTGACCAGATTGCGCAAGAGCAACGATAACTGA